The Devosia sp. MC521 genome has a segment encoding these proteins:
- a CDS encoding CoA-acylating methylmalonate-semialdehyde dehydrogenase: MQVIENAVAGKRYVSTSSRRVPVFNPATGEQSAELPLSTLDELNAAVANAKHAQVAWGNTPPMKRARVMFKFKALLDQYSDDLAREISKEHGKVHDDALGEVARGIDCVDFACGIPHLLKGEFSRNVGPSIDSYSDRQPLGVVAGITPFNFPAMVPMWMYPAAIACGNAFILKPSERDPSAPMLAWNLFMEAGLPEGILNIVHGDKEMVDGILDHADIKAVSFVGSTPIAEYVYQRGTKAGKRVQALGGAKNHMIIMPDADLDQAADALMGAGYGSAGERCMAISVAVPLGKQTADALVAKLKPRVEALKIGPATDKDAEMGPVVTKMHRDKIVGYIDSGVEDGADLVVDGRGFSLQGYENGYYVGGTLFDNVEPEMKIYKEEIFGPVLSVVRRDSFQDAVDLIHGHEYANGTAIFTRDGDAAREFADKIEVGMVGINVPLPVPVAYHSFGGWKRSLFGDHSIYGPEGIHFYTRLKTVTTRWPAGIKGGAEFSFPSVK; the protein is encoded by the coding sequence TTGCAGGTCATTGAGAACGCCGTCGCAGGCAAACGTTATGTCTCCACATCCTCTCGCCGCGTCCCGGTTTTTAATCCGGCAACAGGCGAACAATCGGCTGAGCTGCCGCTCTCGACGCTCGATGAGTTGAACGCCGCTGTCGCCAATGCCAAACACGCTCAAGTGGCTTGGGGCAATACCCCGCCGATGAAGCGCGCCCGCGTCATGTTCAAGTTCAAGGCGCTGCTCGATCAATATTCTGATGATCTGGCCCGCGAAATCTCCAAAGAGCACGGCAAGGTGCATGACGATGCCTTGGGCGAAGTCGCCCGTGGCATTGACTGCGTCGACTTTGCTTGTGGCATTCCGCATCTCTTGAAGGGCGAGTTCAGCCGCAATGTCGGCCCGTCTATCGACAGCTATTCGGATCGGCAGCCGCTGGGCGTTGTTGCCGGGATTACCCCGTTCAACTTCCCGGCCATGGTGCCGATGTGGATGTATCCAGCCGCTATCGCTTGCGGCAATGCCTTTATCCTAAAACCGTCGGAACGCGATCCATCCGCTCCAATGCTGGCCTGGAACCTCTTTATGGAAGCAGGCCTTCCCGAAGGCATTCTTAATATCGTCCATGGCGATAAGGAAATGGTCGACGGGATTTTGGACCATGCCGACATCAAGGCTGTGTCCTTCGTTGGCTCGACCCCGATTGCCGAATATGTCTACCAGCGCGGCACCAAAGCCGGCAAACGCGTGCAGGCCCTCGGCGGCGCCAAAAACCACATGATCATCATGCCAGACGCGGACCTCGATCAGGCCGCCGATGCGCTGATGGGCGCAGGCTATGGCTCAGCGGGCGAACGTTGTATGGCGATCTCGGTGGCTGTGCCCCTTGGCAAGCAGACAGCGGATGCGCTGGTGGCAAAGCTGAAACCACGCGTTGAAGCCCTGAAAATTGGCCCTGCGACCGATAAGGACGCCGAAATGGGTCCGGTCGTCACCAAAATGCACCGCGATAAGATCGTCGGCTATATCGATAGCGGCGTTGAAGACGGCGCTGACCTCGTCGTTGATGGCCGCGGTTTCAGCCTACAGGGCTATGAAAATGGCTATTATGTCGGCGGCACTCTGTTCGACAATGTCGAGCCCGAGATGAAGATTTATAAGGAAGAAATTTTTGGACCGGTGCTCTCGGTTGTGCGCCGGGACAGTTTCCAAGACGCGGTCGATCTCATCCACGGGCACGAATATGCCAATGGCACGGCCATCTTCACCCGAGACGGCGACGCCGCTCGTGAATTTGCCGACAAGATCGAAGTGGGCATGGTGGGCATTAACGTGCCCCTCCCCGTGCCGGTGGCCTACCACTCCTTCGGCGGATGGAAGCGCAGCCTATTTGGCGATCATTCCATCTACGGGCCTGAAGGCATTCACTTCTATACGCGGCTCAAAACCGTCACCACCCGCTGGCCAGCCGGCATCAAGGGTGGTGCCGAATTTAGCTTCCCAAGTGTGAAGTAG
- a CDS encoding endonuclease domain-containing protein yields MSTLKTKFAAQAAKRLRANLTDAEIKLWEHIPERQLNGFKFVRQLPVGAYIADFAYREADLIVELDGGQHAENAKDAARTRDLAAHGYSVLRFWNDDVLENTEGVLTAIAEHLSKAPSPGLRFTKTDLSPKGRGEERV; encoded by the coding sequence ATGAGCACGCTCAAAACCAAGTTTGCCGCCCAAGCCGCCAAACGCCTCCGCGCCAATTTGACTGACGCGGAGATAAAACTCTGGGAGCACATCCCCGAAAGGCAATTAAACGGGTTCAAATTCGTTCGGCAGCTGCCAGTGGGCGCTTATATCGCCGACTTCGCCTATCGAGAAGCTGACCTTATTGTGGAGCTTGATGGCGGCCAACACGCCGAGAATGCCAAAGACGCAGCGAGAACGAGGGATCTCGCTGCCCACGGCTATTCGGTCTTACGCTTCTGGAACGACGACGTTTTGGAGAACACCGAAGGGGTGCTCACTGCCATTGCCGAGCATTTGAGCAAGGCCCCCTCACCCGGACTTCGTTTCACGAAGACCGACCTCTCCCCCAAAGGGAGAGGTGAAGAGAGGGTGTAA
- the hydA gene encoding dihydropyrimidinase yields the protein MSKVIKNGTVVTADLTYKADVKIEGDVIVEIGDNLSGDEVLDATGCYIMPGGIDPHTHLEMPFMGTYSADDFESGTRAGLMGGTTMVIDFCLPNPNQGLLEALKMWDNKTGKAYADYSFHMAVTWWGEQVFDEMAEVVDRGITSFKHFMAYKGSLMVNDDEMFSSFQRCADLGALPLVHAENGDIVAAMTAKLLAEGNTGPEGHAYSRPPEVEGEATNRAIMLADMAGVPLYVVHTSCEQAHEAIRRARAKGMRVYGEPLIQHLTLDESEYFNPDWDHAARRVMSPPFRNKQHQDSLWAGLQSGSLSCVATDHCAFTSEQKRNGIGNFSKIPNGTGGLEDRLPVLWTAGVNTGRLTMNEFVAVTSTNIAKILNMYPKKGAVLVGADADLIVWDPERTKTISAKSQQSVIEYNVFEGFECKGMPRFVLTRGHVSVIEDKFQGEHGHGKFVAREAKNPVNRALSTWKDIVSPRKIERAGIPATGV from the coding sequence ATGAGTAAAGTTATCAAGAACGGCACGGTGGTCACGGCCGACCTGACCTACAAAGCCGACGTGAAAATCGAAGGAGATGTGATCGTTGAGATCGGCGACAACCTCTCCGGCGATGAGGTTTTGGACGCGACCGGCTGTTACATCATGCCCGGCGGAATTGATCCGCATACCCACCTCGAAATGCCCTTTATGGGCACGTATTCTGCCGATGATTTTGAAAGTGGTACGCGCGCTGGCCTTATGGGCGGCACCACAATGGTCATCGATTTTTGCCTGCCCAATCCCAACCAGGGCCTCTTAGAAGCGCTCAAAATGTGGGACAATAAAACCGGCAAAGCCTATGCCGACTATTCCTTCCACATGGCCGTCACCTGGTGGGGCGAGCAGGTTTTTGACGAAATGGCCGAGGTGGTCGATCGGGGCATCACCTCGTTCAAGCATTTCATGGCCTATAAGGGCAGCCTGATGGTGAACGACGATGAGATGTTCTCCTCGTTCCAGCGCTGCGCCGACCTTGGTGCACTGCCCCTCGTTCATGCTGAAAACGGCGATATTGTCGCTGCGATGACGGCAAAGCTTCTCGCAGAAGGCAATACCGGCCCTGAAGGCCACGCCTATTCTCGCCCGCCAGAAGTGGAAGGGGAAGCCACCAACCGCGCCATTATGCTGGCCGATATGGCGGGTGTGCCGCTCTATGTCGTTCACACTTCTTGCGAGCAGGCCCACGAAGCCATCCGCCGCGCCCGCGCCAAGGGCATGCGCGTTTATGGCGAGCCGCTGATCCAACACCTGACGCTGGATGAAAGTGAATATTTCAATCCCGATTGGGACCACGCCGCCCGCCGCGTCATGTCTCCTCCGTTCCGCAATAAACAGCACCAGGACTCGCTCTGGGCAGGCTTGCAATCCGGCTCGCTCTCCTGCGTTGCCACCGACCACTGCGCCTTTACCTCCGAGCAGAAGCGCAATGGCATTGGAAATTTCTCAAAAATACCAAACGGCACCGGCGGTCTTGAAGATCGCCTGCCTGTGCTGTGGACCGCTGGCGTCAATACCGGTCGTCTGACCATGAACGAATTCGTCGCCGTAACCTCGACCAATATCGCCAAAATCCTCAACATGTACCCAAAGAAGGGCGCAGTGCTGGTTGGCGCCGATGCCGATCTCATCGTCTGGGACCCGGAACGCACCAAGACCATTTCGGCCAAGAGCCAGCAATCGGTCATCGAATACAACGTGTTTGAAGGCTTTGAATGCAAGGGGATGCCGCGTTTTGTGCTGACCCGCGGCCATGTCTCGGTCATCGAAGACAAGTTCCAGGGCGAGCACGGCCACGGCAAGTTTGTGGCGCGTGAAGCCAAGAACCCGGTCAACCGCGCGCTCAGCACGTGGAAGGACATCGTCTCTCCTCGCAAGATCGAACGCGCTGGCATCCCAGCGACGGGGGTTTGA
- a CDS encoding Zn-dependent hydrolase translates to MTAPGENLKINGDRLWDSLMEMAKIGPGVAGGNNRQTLTDSDKAGRELFKRWCDEAGLTMGVDQMGTMFMTRAGTDPSALPVYIGSHLDTQPTGGKYDGVLGVLAGLEVVRSMNDLGIQTKHPIVVTNWTNEEGARFAPAMLASAVFAGVISQEHAYGRKDQDGKSFGDELQRIGWLGDEEVGARKMHAYFEYHIEQGPILEAEEKQIGVVTHCQGLWWLEFTLTGREAHTGSTPMNMRVNAGLAMARIFEMVQDVAMGEQPGAVGGVGQVKFSPNSRNVLPSTVIFTVDIRTPDLAKLNRMRGEIEKRAAAICDEIGVKCAVEAIGHFDPVTFDPTLVGRVRAAAERLGYSHMNVISGAGHDACWAAKVAPSTMIMCPCVGGLSHNEAEEISPEWAAAGADVLLHAVLETAEIVG, encoded by the coding sequence ATGACCGCACCCGGTGAAAACCTCAAGATCAATGGCGACCGGCTTTGGGATAGCCTGATGGAGATGGCCAAGATTGGCCCCGGTGTGGCTGGCGGCAATAACCGTCAAACCCTCACCGACAGCGACAAAGCTGGACGCGAGCTTTTTAAGCGATGGTGCGACGAAGCCGGGCTCACGATGGGCGTCGATCAAATGGGCACAATGTTCATGACCCGCGCGGGCACGGACCCGAGCGCCCTGCCCGTCTACATCGGCTCGCACCTCGATACCCAGCCAACCGGCGGCAAATATGACGGCGTCTTGGGCGTGCTCGCAGGCCTCGAAGTTGTGCGCTCGATGAACGATCTCGGCATTCAAACCAAGCATCCCATCGTCGTCACCAACTGGACCAATGAAGAAGGCGCGCGTTTTGCCCCCGCCATGCTGGCTTCAGCCGTGTTTGCCGGTGTCATTAGCCAGGAGCACGCCTATGGCCGCAAAGACCAGGACGGCAAGAGCTTTGGCGATGAGCTCCAGCGCATCGGCTGGCTGGGTGACGAAGAGGTAGGCGCGCGCAAAATGCACGCCTATTTCGAGTATCACATTGAGCAAGGGCCTATTCTTGAAGCCGAAGAAAAGCAGATCGGCGTCGTCACGCATTGCCAAGGCCTGTGGTGGCTCGAGTTCACTCTCACCGGTCGCGAGGCGCACACCGGTTCCACCCCCATGAACATGCGCGTCAATGCCGGGCTCGCCATGGCCCGCATTTTCGAGATGGTGCAGGACGTGGCAATGGGCGAACAGCCGGGCGCCGTTGGCGGCGTGGGGCAGGTCAAATTCTCTCCAAACTCGCGCAATGTGCTCCCAAGCACTGTCATCTTCACGGTCGACATCCGCACGCCAGACCTCGCCAAGCTCAATCGCATGCGCGGCGAAATCGAAAAGCGTGCGGCCGCGATCTGCGACGAAATCGGCGTTAAATGCGCAGTTGAAGCCATTGGTCATTTTGATCCGGTCACCTTTGACCCAACGCTTGTTGGCCGTGTGCGCGCAGCCGCCGAACGCCTTGGCTACAGCCATATGAATGTCATCTCTGGCGCGGGCCATGACGCGTGCTGGGCGGCAAAGGTCGCTCCATCGACCATGATCATGTGCCCCTGTGTCGGTGGGCTATCGCACAATGAAGCGGAAGAGATTTCCCCCGAATGGGCCGCAGCCGGAGCCGACGTGTTGCTGCACGCCGTTCTTGAAACAGCGGAGATCGTGGGGTGA